In Candidatus Contubernalis alkalaceticus, the following proteins share a genomic window:
- a CDS encoding DUF3784 domain-containing protein — translation MVLIAITAFMGLTCFVLGYLVGKKQMVEILAGYDPKKVKDQERLAKWVGANLILMGILAFVSVGLMAVVPEGRGVLFLVYALGAIPLLSMRIVLGNRRFIIK, via the coding sequence ATGGTATTGATTGCAATTACTGCATTTATGGGGCTAACTTGTTTTGTCCTGGGTTATCTGGTAGGTAAAAAGCAAATGGTGGAGATTCTGGCGGGTTATGATCCGAAAAAAGTAAAAGACCAGGAGAGGCTCGCCAAGTGGGTCGGGGCCAATCTAATTTTGATGGGAATCCTGGCGTTTGTTTCCGTAGGGCTGATGGCAGTTGTACCTGAAGGAAGAGGAGTATTGTTTTTGGTGTATGCTCTGGGCGCCATACCCTTGCTTTCCATGAGAATTGTTCTGGGAAATCGGAGATTTATTATTAAATGA
- a CDS encoding SPL family radical SAM protein, which yields MGARKYKEINCEIALNQLKRRMPYSWDLNIYRGCEHGCKYCFAIYSHEYLGSDNYCKDIYVKTNIIEQLEKQLSSGNWKREIVNIGGVSDSYQPAEEHYKLMPEILRLLIKYQTPAIISTKSDLILRDYDLINELSRITYINIAATITTVDEELRKLIEPGGVESNRRFKMLKTFRETNASVGLHVMPIIPYLTDSFKNIDSLFNKAKESNVHYVLPGTLYLRGKTRRVFFDFIKKEFSGLYNHFLALYKTGGADKDYKNTLYKTVNLLRDKYSLSSSYSKPMKEKLKKIE from the coding sequence ATGGGAGCTAGAAAATATAAGGAAATCAATTGTGAAATTGCATTAAACCAGCTTAAAAGAAGGATGCCGTACAGCTGGGACTTAAACATTTATCGGGGCTGCGAACATGGCTGCAAATACTGCTTCGCTATTTATTCCCATGAATATTTAGGTTCTGATAATTATTGTAAGGATATATATGTGAAAACAAATATTATAGAGCAGCTTGAAAAACAGCTGAGCAGCGGGAACTGGAAAAGAGAGATTGTGAATATTGGCGGGGTAAGTGACAGCTACCAGCCGGCAGAGGAGCATTATAAACTAATGCCGGAAATTTTAAGGTTACTTATCAAATACCAAACTCCTGCGATTATTTCAACAAAATCGGATTTAATTCTTAGAGACTATGATTTAATTAATGAATTGTCGAGGATAACCTATATTAATATCGCCGCAACCATTACAACCGTGGACGAAGAATTAAGAAAGCTAATTGAACCTGGTGGGGTGGAATCCAACAGGCGTTTCAAAATGCTCAAAACATTTAGAGAAACCAATGCTTCTGTGGGATTGCATGTAATGCCCATTATTCCATATCTGACAGACAGCTTTAAGAACATTGATTCACTTTTTAATAAAGCAAAAGAAAGTAATGTTCATTATGTTTTGCCAGGAACTCTTTATTTAAGGGGAAAAACAAGGAGGGTGTTTTTTGATTTTATAAAAAAGGAGTTCTCCGGTCTTTATAATCATTTTTTAGCACTATATAAAACAGGTGGTGCAGACAAGGATTATAAGAATACCTTATATAAGACCGTAAATTTGCTCAGAGATAAGTATTCTCTTTCCAGCAGTTATTCTAAGCCAATGAAAGAAAAATTGAAAAAAATTGAATAA
- a CDS encoding DUF6608 family protein, with amino-acid sequence MTNLILVEIKKGIILFSILYTFTTITSSAWQLYTGQLTDTNVHLLNRAAVIFIAVATIHLFFKVQVKNQVLRYLLPYAISMGLVLGYTWLFGRFQPLHPDAYRDIFLNFTVIAAIVIAVMIIIEKVKLRRK; translated from the coding sequence ATGACAAATCTCATCTTGGTAGAAATCAAAAAAGGCATCATTCTGTTTTCCATTCTTTACACATTTACCACAATCACCAGCAGCGCATGGCAGCTCTACACAGGCCAGTTGACCGATACAAACGTGCACTTGCTTAACAGAGCCGCTGTAATATTCATTGCTGTCGCCACAATCCATTTATTTTTTAAGGTTCAGGTCAAAAATCAAGTCCTGCGTTACCTGTTGCCCTATGCCATATCAATGGGTCTGGTCCTTGGCTATACCTGGCTCTTTGGTCGGTTTCAACCTCTGCATCCTGATGCGTACCGGGACATCTTCCTCAATTTCACTGTCATAGCTGCCATTGTGATTGCAGTTATGATCATCATTGAAAAGGTTAAACTAAGAAGAAAGTAA
- a CDS encoding DUF1294 domain-containing protein, with amino-acid sequence MVKLATSFLIINVVSFIVLGLDKNRAKTGNWRISERSLFVLAFIGGAIGIYLGMRIFRHKTKQLHFTHGIPLIIFFNLFVIYFYLSR; translated from the coding sequence TTGGTAAAATTAGCTACATCTTTCCTGATAATAAACGTTGTTAGCTTTATTGTTTTGGGTTTAGATAAAAACAGGGCTAAAACCGGTAACTGGAGGATATCGGAAAGAAGTTTGTTTGTGTTAGCATTTATTGGCGGGGCTATTGGTATTTACCTGGGAATGAGGATTTTTCGCCATAAAACAAAGCAACTACACTTCACCCATGGCATACCACTCATAATATTTTTTAATTTATTTGTAATATATTTTTACTTAAGCCGGTAG
- a CDS encoding alpha/beta fold hydrolase — MTTKGEPIDKDTLEMIRISFHHVKVNPNMPSNVIKEEIKNYQAPTLLLAGENDVLFPGEKVIQRAKEIISNVEAYLLQDCGHLYFSSEKRKQYMKRIINDFL; from the coding sequence ATGACAACCAAAGGGGAACCGATTGATAAAGATACATTGGAAATGATTCGCATAAGCTTCCACCATGTTAAAGTTAATCCTAATATGCCAAGTAATGTTATTAAAGAAGAGATAAAGAATTATCAGGCACCCACATTATTACTGGCGGGTGAAAATGATGTATTATTCCCAGGTGAAAAAGTAATTCAAAGAGCAAAGGAAATAATTTCTAATGTTGAAGCATACCTTTTGCAAGATTGTGGGCATTTGTATTTTTCTTCAGAGAAAAGGAAGCAATACATGAAAAGAATAATAAATGACTTTTTGTAA
- a CDS encoding alpha/beta fold hydrolase has protein sequence MFYVDTRFGKTHILKVGKEDAKPILLFHGGNSTAPFSLKQNLYLIKDYQVYAPDTIGHPGKSDQSVLSSNTLEYGEWASDVIDSLGFERIICMGESFGGGILAKLMCISPEKISKAILLVPAGIYNASKSRLIFSMGIPMMMYIEQRKKSGSRKHFYL, from the coding sequence ATGTTTTATGTGGACACAAGATTTGGGAAAACCCACATCTTAAAGGTAGGCAAGGAAGATGCAAAGCCAATATTGTTATTTCATGGTGGAAACAGTACCGCTCCATTTTCATTAAAACAAAACTTGTATTTAATTAAAGACTATCAAGTATATGCACCTGATACTATTGGACACCCTGGAAAAAGCGATCAGAGCGTTTTATCATCAAATACACTTGAATATGGTGAATGGGCATCGGATGTCATTGATTCCTTAGGTTTTGAGAGAATTATCTGCATGGGAGAGTCCTTTGGTGGCGGTATTCTAGCTAAGCTTATGTGCATTTCTCCTGAAAAGATTTCAAAAGCAATACTACTTGTACCAGCTGGAATATATAATGCTTCAAAATCAAGACTTATTTTCAGCATGGGAATACCAATGATGATGTACATTGAACAAAGAAAGAAAAGTGGTTCGAGAAAGCATTTTTACCTATGA
- a CDS encoding DUF998 domain-containing protein → MSKSGFRKRHLLLPVYIIMVLVIFILPFFSIEGYSIIYHTTSQLGAQMTPNAWIMNIVFLFLGIACIIESWLYLKKYWFQKILLTIFGLSLIFTAIFKHAPFHMDLLYNLREDQLHSFFASMVGFSFTIFAFSAAFIELKPARRLLAVLVAVIAVFFSILIFNTPYAGIWQRLMFIISFGWLIIFLKGAAVNFKK, encoded by the coding sequence ATGAGCAAATCTGGCTTTAGAAAAAGACATCTGCTGTTACCGGTATACATTATCATGGTTCTGGTTATTTTTATCCTGCCCTTTTTCAGCATTGAAGGTTATTCAATCATATATCATACAACCAGTCAGTTGGGTGCGCAGATGACGCCCAATGCCTGGATCATGAATATTGTCTTTCTCTTTTTAGGAATCGCCTGTATTATAGAAAGCTGGCTTTATTTAAAAAAATACTGGTTTCAAAAGATTTTGTTGACTATTTTTGGTTTATCACTTATTTTTACCGCTATCTTTAAGCATGCCCCATTCCATATGGACCTGTTATACAACCTACGGGAGGACCAGCTACATTCGTTTTTTGCCAGCATGGTAGGATTTTCTTTTACTATTTTTGCTTTTTCTGCTGCTTTCATTGAATTAAAACCAGCCAGACGTCTTTTGGCTGTGCTGGTGGCAGTCATCGCCGTGTTCTTTTCAATACTTATCTTTAATACGCCCTACGCCGGAATATGGCAGCGCCTGATGTTTATTATTTCTTTTGGATGGTTAATAATATTTCTTAAGGGAGCAGCGGTTAATTTTAAAAAGTAA